Genomic window (Oncorhynchus mykiss isolate Arlee chromosome 21, USDA_OmykA_1.1, whole genome shotgun sequence):
GCAGCAGTCTAAgccactgtatctcagtgctagaggtgtcactacagacccatgTTCGATTCAAGCCTtgatcacaaccggccgtgattgggagtcccatagggcagtgcacaattggcccattgtcgttcgggtttggccgggggttggccgtcattgtaaataagaatttgttctaaactgacgtTCCTGGTGAAATAAAGGGCTACTACAGAATTGTAGACAACAGATGGTGCTATTTGAAAGATATTGCTAAAAGTGCAACCTGTAGTTTCATTTCTGCTTTGAGTGTCTCAGACTGTGGAGGAGGTAGGGTCTAAACCAGGGTAAGACACTGCTTAGTTCATATGGAGCTTGGATCACTTTGATTGTTTGTGCAAAAAGTTATGAGCACAAAGTTACACATTGCACCTTTAATAACGAACATTTACAAACAGTCTGTTTTCATTTTCTGTCATCTTTTACCCGATAAAACGTTGATGGCCCACAGGCTGCTGGAAGCAAAATGTTAACTTGTTTGTTGTCTACAATTCAACATTTGATGTCtaatattatactgaacaaaaaaatataaaagcaacagtTTAAAGATTTAgctgagttgcagttcatataagggCAGGGGCTCAGCCATGAGGGGGCCTGAGAGGGcataggcccagccaatcagaaaaaaaaattcccccacaaaagggttttattacagacagaaatactcctcagctccAGCTCCTCGATTGGCCTTTTGTTGCCcacaacacaaggtgcacctgtgtaattattatGCCGTTAaaacagcttcttgatatgccacacctgtcaagtggatggattatcttgacttTAAAGGATCTttgatttcagctcatgaaacatgggaccaagacaTTACTTTGTTGTgattgtaaactcagcaaaaaaagaaatgtcctctcactgccaactgcgtttattttcagcaaaaaaaaacatgtgtaaatatttgtatgaacttaaacaagattcaacaactgagacataaactgaacaagttccacagacatgtgactaacagaaatggaataacgtgtccctaaacaaaggggggttcaaaatcaaaagtaacagtcagtagctggtgtggccaccagctgcattaagtactacagtgcatctcctcctcatggactgcaccagatttgcccgttcctgctgtgagatgttgccccactcttccaccaaggcacccgcaagttcccagacatttctgaggggaatgaccttaaccctcaccctctgatccaacagatcccagacgtgctcaatgggattgagaaccgggctctttgctggccatggcagaacactgacaaatCTGCCTTGCAACAGCCCTACACGCCCCCAatctagcctctctcagcctattgcggacagtctgagcactgatggagggattttgcgttcctggtgtaactcgggcagttgttgttgacgtcgtgtacctgtcccgcaggtgtgatattcggatgtaccgatcctgtgcaggtgttgttacatgtggtctgccactgcaagggcGATcagtccatcctgtctccctgtagtgctgtcttaggcgtctcacagtgcaGACATTGCAAATTGATTGCCCTGGcctatctgcagtcctcatgcctccttgcagcatgcctaagacacgttcacgcagatgagcagggatcctgggcatttttcttttgatgttattcagagtcagtagaaaggcctctttagtgttctgaagatttcataactgtgacactaacagcttacagaaggtaggcaattagggtcacagttatgaaaccctaattgcctaccgtctgtaagctgttagtgtctcaatgaccgttccacaggtgcatgttcattaattgtttatggttcattgaacaagcattgaacaagcatgggaaacagtgttcaaaccctttacaatgaagatctgtgaagttatttggatttatttattatttggatacagtagctattacagtgaaatatcaCCATTCTATTGTTTGAGGAGGGTGCACAGTTTTTatcatgaaaagttattaataaacaaatgagGCAGTATTTCTatctatttattttactaggcaagtcagttaagaacaaattcttattttcaatgacggcctaggaacgacagatttttaccttgtcagctgggggatttgatcttgcaaccattcgagtactagtccaacgctctaaccactaggctacctgccaccccaattgttctgaacaaaaatgcaatggttcattggatcagtctaaaactttgctcatacactgctgctatgtagtggccaaaatctaaattgcacctggactgaataatatattatggcctttctctttcatttcaaagatgatggtacacaaaaatacaaagaaaacagtttttttcaatgtaatatcttttaccagatatatTCATTCCTACtgcatttccacaaacttcaaagtgtttggtttcaaatggtaccaagaatatgcatatccttgctacaGGCAGTTAATTAAATCTATGTCATtctaggcaaaaattgaaaatgacggcctaccaaaaggcaaaaagccTCCTGCGGGGACCGGGGCCTAagattttgttttttaaataaattcaatataaatataggacaaaacacacatcacaacaagcgagacaacacaccatgacataaagagagacacaagACAACAACAAAGCATGGCAGGAACACATGACaatacagcatggtagcaacacaacataacaacaacatggtagcaacacaacatggtagcagcacagcacctatttttcctgtagtccgcaatcatctcctttgtcttgatcatgaagctggttaggagaatgccaagagtgtgcaaagctgtcttcaaggcaaagtgtggctacttagaggaaactcaaatataaaatattttttcatttgtttaacactgattccatatgtgttatttcatagttttgatgtctttattataattctacaatgtagaaaattgttaaaatatagaaaaaccctggaatgagtaggtgtgtccaaacttttgactggtactgtatgttgtggGTATAGAAACACAATTGTGAACAATCTGATTGTAAAAAAAAGTCATGACTGACTGAGAAAATAGTTCATAGCTGCCTTCTGATGTTTATTAATCAGTCAGTTAGAAACCATCTTAGTGAGCCTTGTACTGTTCCTTATacgttcatcatcatcatcatcaacaacaacaacatcatcaacatcaccatcaacattatcatcatcatcaacatcaacttcatcatcatcatcaccatcaacatcaccatcaacattatcatcatcatcatcaacatcatcatcatcaacaagaacatcatcatcaacatcaccatcaacattatcatcatcatcatcaacatcaacttcatcatcatcatcaccatcaacatcaccatcaacatcaccatcaacattatcatcatcatcatcaacattatCATCATCAACAagaacatcatcatcaacatcaacttcatcatcatcatcaccatcaacatcaccatcaacattatcatcatcatcatcatcattatcattatcattatcatcatcatcatcaccatcatcatcatcatcatcatcatcaacattaccatcatcatcatcaacattatCATCATCAACAagaacatcatcatcaacatcaacttcatcatcatcatcaccatcaacatcaccatcaacattatcatcatcatcatcatcaacatcatcatcaacatcaccatcaacatcaccatcaacatcaccatcaacattatcatcatcatcaacatcatcatcatcatcatcatcatcatcatcaacaacatcatcatcatcatcaacaataGCGGAGAGACAGATATTGGCACTCAAATAATGCAACTCAAACCCTATCTGTCTCCTGCAGTAAGGAAGAAGACACTCAATCATGAAACTCAAAACCTGTCAGCTGTGTGCAACATTCAAGAGGACATTGTGACAGATTGTGCTATACAGTGTACCAATATACTTCAGAATGATTTCATTACATAGCGCTGTAAACTCTATCATTCAGAAATAACATATCTACTGATGTTTTCTCATTCAGGTAAAAGATACTCCCAGTTATACTAAGGTTTATCTGTATTGTGGAAGGTGCCAAACCGAAGCAGTAGATCTCCTTTCAAGAGTTTGAATTGTGTCCTGAATTGTGTCCTGAATTGTGTCCTGAATTGTGTCCTGCAGGTCATCTTTATGTTAGAAAAATAACTGGTTAATAACTGGTTAAAAGACTCTACACCTTCAGTCATTCCGTTTAATGTACTGATAAACAGCGCCTGATTACACACCATTTGTTCATTAATAATGTAGATAAACTTGTGTTggatttgtatttaacctttttcTTCACATGTTGCTGTGTTGTTGATGAATGCTGATATCAAATAACTTTGGCAACGGCACGCTAGTCTACTTTCCAAATGGAAACATGGGACATTTTGATAAGATTGTGAAAAGGTACAGCAAAGGATAATGCAATGCCATTCATTGAGtactaggggagagtggggtatgttgagccattttttttttacattcagcattaCTCAGtcccagataggtgcagtgaaatatgtTGTTTAGAGGGTCACTCTGTGcgcctggagcaaattagggttaacaGCAGATTTTTCTCCTTGTCGGCTTTTATGCTATTGGCCAATGCTCTAACCGTTAATTATTCTaactaacaaagatatctacatatgtttcaggatgttgtgtatccatgggaataatcagaattcatgtaaacattccctttttgaaaacatagcttgtcccaaaaaaagtggtctcttggccCAACTTGGCCCAGGTATGAATGGAGCATGTGGACAGGGTGAACACAGGAATACATTTCTAACACTTCGTACTTAAATAAAACCCCACTTTTAACATCAGGCCCTGGTGTAACCTCATATCCCAGCGATAATGCTTTGCAAtacgcctgggaagaaaacactggCCCTAGAGGGGGATCGAACCCAACTGAGGAAGACATTTTCCCTCATTTGAACTTCACTAAGCACACACGTGTTTATAAAGAGCCACATTTTTTTCCCGTACAAAGAAAGGAGAAGAAACGTCTCTGATTATGCCTACTCTGTCAGTACGCGCTCAGACATGCTTTGTTTTCTCTAACAGAGATTGAGTTATATTACTAGCCTAAATTATGACTATTACTTATCACATTAGGAGCGGTAGCCTATTTGAAATAAGTCTGAAAATGCGATGATAAATGCATGTAATCCTTTACTATAAAGATGTAATGTTATGGTTAAATTGCTTCTACCAACTTTGAAACTCACACTCCGCATATGGATGTCCACATTTGAAGTCGGCCATGTTGTGACTTGATAGCCTGTATTATGCATCTATTTATTaggtaggtgttcctaatgttttgaataTGCCGTTCCACAGACCTTTAAACCTGATATTGGTCATTCATTTTTATTAGTAATTGTTTgttgctgttctccaaatagtATTTTAGAGTTTTtaaattgtgtagaaatgcagtacATGAGCTTCAACTTCCCAAAACTGTGTCCTTACCCCACTTTGCCATACCCTGGGTTTATCTGAACTGACGCCACAGTGGCACAGACTAGCATCCAGCTAGATTTTGTTTCCAAAGATTAGATAATGACAGACTGTTCAATTAACACTGTTCCAAAGTATATCTACTTTTGCTTCATGGGCATTTTGTATTTCTAACCACATCGCACTTTTCTTATCTGAAGTTGTGTTATCGTCTGTGTTTCAAATGGCACTTTatcccctatacagtgcactacttttgacaagaggcaTATGGGCCttattcaaaagtagtgcactatattggggaTAGCATGCCATTTTGGGACACACAGATTGCTTGACATTGTATGCTGAAGGAGGGCATGACATGGTCGATTGGCTGTGGATTGGGTCCAGGGTGACTGTATATAAGGCCTGGGTTCTCCTACTCTAACTTCACTCACTGTGTCCAAGAAGAACCAGAAGCAACCATGATGAAGTGGGCTGTCCTCCTGTGTGCCCTAGTGGCCCTCTCCGAGTGTAATACCAAGTCAGTCATGGTCTTTTCTTCATTTTTCTGTCTTTTTTTCCTTCATATTCTGCTTATTGTTGTCAGCACCATTTCACCAGGTCAAATTCCTGGTACATGTAATTGGCGAATAATGGTGATTGCGATTGTGTGTTTTCAGAATCTCTCTGATCAAGGGGAAGACTGCCAGAGAGACCCTAATGGAGAAGGGTATATGGGAGGAGACCAGGCTGAAGTTCCCCTACAACCCTATGGCCAAGTTCTACCAGACCGGTGATGAGGCTATGACCAACGATGCTGATGTAAGACACAGACAGAAGCAGTATGGTGATATACTGCATTAGCCTGGtgactgatcccagatctgtttttttCTATATTGCCAATGAACATGGGAGttgtctacagtgcattcggaaagtattcagaccccttgacttcttctacattttgttacaaccttattcttaaatggattatatattttttatcattatggggtattgtgatgtcattatggggtattgtgatgtcattatggggtattgtgtgtagattgacgagggacaaaaaaacaatttgatccattttagaataagactaacttaacaaaatgtggaaaaagttaacgggtctgaatactttcctaatgcacacaacgcaaacagacctgggaccaggctagtctaTTGGCTATATGATTATTGTTTCAAAAATGTCATTACATGTTGGATATTGTGACTGCATAGTTTGAACCCATTGGCTCTACTGTTTGTGTTCATGTCTTGCTTAAATTAAATGTACACTGGCCTGATCAAATGAATTACGAGCTTAGAGCATATAGCCATGCTTCTTGACATGTAACTAGCTACATAGTTAGACAAATGCCTGTTTCCTCATAGTACTGTTCACCTGTGTGACCCTGACATCcagtacatttttatttattattattcaactaggcaagtcagttaagaacaaattcttattttcaatgacggcctaggaacagtgggttaactgcctgttcaggggcagaacgacagattttgtaccttgtcagctcagggatttgaacttgcaacctttcggttactagtccaacactctaaccactaggctaccctgccgccccccatGTCTGTTTCCCCGCCTCCTTGCAGTTGTCCTACTACGGCGTGATTTCCATCGGAACCCCTCCCCAGTCCTTCAACGTCATCTTTGACACCGGCTCCTCCAACCTGTGGGTTCCCTCGGTCTACTGCTCCAGCCAGGCCTGCCGTGAGTATACCGTAGGGGTATGAAGGATACTGGTGGAATTGGAGAATAGCTATATTTCCAATTGTTTCTGAGTAGTCTCTTGTGAcagagttgcaaaaaaaaaaagcagtttcATATTGAGTACCTAGTCAGAGAATGAGAGACTTTGTTGTGGGTTGAGATGAGAGGATGAGGTGAGCACCTTAAGGTTTACAGCATAACGGGAAACTCTCAACACAATAAAAACATAGAATAGGATGAATGTATTTTCATATTGTCTCATTTAGAGCGTGGATTGTAGAGAGTAGCTCAATAccaatgaataaatgaatgttaCATTTTTGCAATGGCACGGTATGTACTTAATGAACACGCTCATGTTTTGAATAGAGAACCATGCCGAGTTCAACCCTTCTCAGTCCAGCACCTTCACGTGGGCCAACAAGCCCGTTTCTATTCAGTACGGAACTGGCAGCATGACTGGGCAGCTGGCATACGACACTGTTTCGGTATGGAAATGTAGCTAGCGACACATTATTATAATACATACaattacatactgtacattacatacaATACAACCCCCAAATAATCTTCCACTCAGCACCTTCCATCCCCTAGCAGTCCCATTTTATAACATCACATGCTAAAAAAAAATACACAGGTATATTAGTAACTGACTCCAGTAGAGTCAGCAAAGATTTATAATTACTGTTTTAGGTACACTCAATATGGCCGCCGGTCCACACATCACCAATCAATTGAATGGGAAAACCTGTTCAAGTAGTTCTATTTCTATGGTGCCCTGTGACTGATGCCTGCTGTTCTGTTTTTCCAGGTGGGAGGTATCTCTGTGACTCAGCAGATCTTTGGTGccagtcagaccgaggctccctTCATGGCCAACATGGTTGCCGACGGTATCCTGGGCCTGGCTTTCCCCAACCTGGCGGCCTCTGGGGCCACACCAGTCTTTGACAACATGATGAGTCAGGGCCTCGTTTCCCAGAACCTCTTCTCTGTCTACCTGAGCGGGTAACATAGTAACTGCACTGTACAAATATACCTGGATGGGAGGTGGCCTTTTCTCTTAGTTGTGATATTAATATATAAGAATGTAAGAACAACCTTGTTgacctttctcctcctccaatAGAAACTCagcagagggtagtgtggtgtctTTCGGAAACATTGAGTCTAACTACTACACTGGACAGATCACCTGGATCCCCCTGTCCTCTGAGACCTACTGGCAGATCAACATGGACAGGTAGGTACATTAGTCCACACAGAGCCTATATCCTGGTCCATATCCATACCAATATTCATGTATCATCCTTTCATGCAATCACCCACAATTCATTGGAGCAGTACATCAAATGAACATAATTACTTCAAGTCTGGAACCTATGACTTAATCTTGCTGTGCACTTAGCAAGTTGAAGTTTATTTGCTAACGACGAAAACCCAACAGCAATAAATATGCATACAACCAAAGAGAGGAAGAACAGTTAAACTCAACTAGTATTTGTCTTTCCAGCGTTACCATCAACGGTAACACAGTGGCTTGCAGTGGTGGGTGTCAGGCTATCATAGATACCGGCACCTCCCTGATCGTTGGGCCAACCACTGACATCAGCA
Coding sequences:
- the LOC110500741 gene encoding pepsin A, whose amino-acid sequence is MMKWAVLLCALVALSECNTKISLIKGKTARETLMEKGIWEETRLKFPYNPMAKFYQTGDEAMTNDADLSYYGVISIGTPPQSFNVIFDTGSSNLWVPSVYCSSQACQNHAEFNPSQSSTFTWANKPVSIQYGTGSMTGQLAYDTVSVGGISVTQQIFGASQTEAPFMANMVADGILGLAFPNLAASGATPVFDNMMSQGLVSQNLFSVYLSGNSAEGSVVSFGNIESNYYTGQITWIPLSSETYWQINMDSVTINGNTVACSGGCQAIIDTGTSLIVGPTTDISNMNSWVGATTDQYGDASVNCNNIPNMPEVTFTLNGNAFTISASAYTSQNSNGCMTGFGNGGTQQLWILGDVFIRQYYAIFDRQNNYVGLAQAA